The proteins below come from a single Ailuropoda melanoleuca isolate Jingjing chromosome 1, ASM200744v2, whole genome shotgun sequence genomic window:
- the LOC100480617 gene encoding olfactory receptor 10AC1: MDSSGNATMPCCGFLLQGFSEFPHLRPVLFLLLLAVHLATLGGNLLILVAVASVPSRPPMLLFLCQLSAIELCYTLVVVPRSLADLATPGLGRGSPISFLGCAIQMQMFVALGGAECFLLATMAYDRYVAICHPLRYIAVVTPGLCARLALACCVGGLAVSVGLTVAVFHLPFCGSRLLVHFFCDITALLDLACTRSYTEELPLLGACLVLLLLPSLLILSSYGAIAAALHRLRSPGGRRKAASTCASHLAVTFLHYGCATFMYVRPKSSYSPRRDRTLALVYTNVTPLLYPLIYSLRNREITAAIRRVLGQGRQGHGLCEP, from the coding sequence ATGGACAGCTCGGGCAATGCCACCATGCCCTGCTGTGGCTTTCTCCTTCAGGGCTTCTCTGAGTTCCCACACCTGAGGCCGGTGCTCTTCTTGCTGCTGCTGGCTGTGCACCTGGCCACCCTGGGCGGGAACCTGCTCATCCTAGTGGCCGTGGCCTCGGTGCCCAGCCGGCCGCCCATGCTGCTCTTCCTATGCCAGCTGTCAGCCATCGAGCTCTGTTACACACTGGTGGTGGTGCCCCGATCCCTGGCCGACCTGGCCACGCCAGGCCTTGGCAGGGGCAGCCCCATCTCCTTTCTGGGTTGCGCCATTCAGATGCAGATGTTCGTGGCACTGGGTGGGGCCGAGTGCTTCCTGCTGGCCACCATGGCCTATGATCGCTACGTGGCCATCTGCCACCCGCTGCGCTACATTGCAGTAGTGACCCCAGGGCTGTGCGCGAGACTGGCCCTGGCCTGCTGCGTTGGAGGATTGGCGGTGTCCGTGGGGCTCACGGTGGCCGTCTTTCACCTGCCCTTCTGCGGCTCTCGCCTGCTGGTGCATTTCTTCTGTGATATCACGGCACTGTTGGACCTGGCTTGCACGCGAAGCTACACCGAGGAGCTTCCCCTGCTGGGGGCCtgcctggtgctgctgctgctgccctcaCTACTCATCCTATCGTCCTATGGCGCCATCGCCGCCGCCCTGCACCGCCTGCGCTCCCCCGGGGGCCGGCGCAAGGCCGCCTCCACCTGCGCCTCGCACCTGGCCGTCACCTTCCTGCACTACGGTTGTGCCACCTTCATGTATGTGCGGCCCAAGTCCAGCTACTCCCCGCGGCGGGACCGCACGCTGGCACTGGTCTACACCAACGTCACGCCGCTGCTGTACCCGCTTATCTACAGCCTGCGCAACCGTGAGATCACTGCGGCCATCCGCAGGGTGCTGGGGCAGGGGCGGCAGGGACACGGTCTGTGTGAGCCCTGA